The Halichoerus grypus chromosome 9, mHalGry1.hap1.1, whole genome shotgun sequence genome has a window encoding:
- the POU5F1 gene encoding POU domain, class 5, transcription factor 1, translated as MAGHLSSDLAFSPPPGGGGDGPGGPEPGWVDPRTWLSFPGPPGGSGIGPGVGPGAEVWGIPPCPPPYDFCGGMAYCGPQVGVGLVPQGGLETSQPEGERGAGVESNSEGASPEPCAAPPAAVKPDKEKLEQNPEESQDIKALQKDLEQFAKLLKQKRITLGYTQADVGLTLGVLFGKVFSQTTICRFEALQLSFKNMCKLRPLLQKWVEEADNNENLQEICKAETLVQARKRKRTSIENRVRGNLENMFLQCPKPTLQQISHIAQQLGLEKDVVRVWFCNRRQKGKRSSSDYSQREDFEAAGAPFSGAPVSFPLAPGPHFGTPGYGGPHFTTLYSSVPFPEGEGFPSVSVTTLGSPMHSN; from the exons ATGGCGGGACACCTGTCTTCCGACTTGGCCTTCTCGCCCCCGCCGGGCGGTGGAGGCGATGGGCCGGGAGGGCCGGAGCCCGGCTGGGTTGACCCTCGGACCTGGCTGAGCTTCCCAGGCCCTCCCGGCGGGTCGGGAATCGGGCCGGGGGTTGGGCCGGGCGCGGAGGTGTGGGGGATTCCCCCGTGCCCCCCGCCATACGACTTCTGCGGAGGGATGGCCTACTGTGGACCTCAGGTTGGAGTGGGGCTGGTGCCCCAAGGCGGCCTGGAGACCTCTCAGCCGGAGGGCGAGCGGGGAGCCGGGGTGGAGAGCAACTCCGAGGGGGCCTCCCCCGAGCCCTGCGCTGCCCCACCTGCGGCTGTGAAGCCGGACAAGGAGAAGCTGGAGCAAAACCCCGAGGAG TCCCAAGACATCAAAGCTCTGCAGAAAGACCTGGAACAATTTGCCAAGCTCCTTAAGCAGAAGAGGATCACCCTGGGATATACtcaggccgatgtggggctcaccCTGGGGGTTCTCTTTG GGAAGGTGTTCAGCCAAACGACCATCTGCCGTTTTGAGGCTCTGCAGCTCAGTTTCAAGAACATGTGTAAGCTGCGGCCCCTGCTGCAGAAGTGGGTGGAGGAAGCTGACAACAACGAAAATCTACaggag ATATGCAAAGCAGAGACCCTCGTGCAGGCCCGAAAGAGAAAGCGAACGAGTATCGAGAACCGCGTGAGGGGCAACCTGGAGAACATGTTCCTGCAGTGCCCGAAGCCTACCCTGCAGCAGATCAGCCACATTGCCCAGCAGCTCGGCCTTGAGAAGGAC GTGGTCCGAGTGTGGTTCTGCAATCGTCGGCAGAAGGGCAAACGATCAAGCAGTGACTATTCACAACGAGAGGATTTTGAGGCTGCTGGGGCCCCTTTCTCAGGGGCACCAGTGTCCTTTCCTCTGGCACCAGGGCCCCATTTTGGTACCCCAGGCTATGGGGGCCCTCACTTCACCACGCTGTACTCCTCAGTCCCTTTCCCTGAGGGTGAAGgctttccctctgtgtctgtcacCACTCTGGGCTCTCCCATGCATTCAAACTGA